One Orrella dioscoreae genomic window carries:
- a CDS encoding ABC transporter ATP-binding protein, which translates to MLKLENVSTFYGAIQALDNVSVEVNEGEIVTLIGANGAGKTTLLMTACGSPRARTGTISFLGKDITQLPTHEIMRSGIAISPEGRRVFPDLTVAENLMMGGFFADKHAMQEGLAHVYTLFPRLKERASQRAGTMSGGEQQMLAIGRALMSKPRLLLLDEPTLGLAPLIIAQIFDIIRTIRAEGVTVFLVEQNANKALGVADRGYVLENGRVVLADTGPNLLANADVRKAYLGA; encoded by the coding sequence ATGCTGAAACTGGAAAACGTCAGTACTTTCTATGGCGCCATCCAGGCGTTGGACAACGTCTCGGTCGAGGTCAACGAAGGCGAGATCGTCACGCTGATCGGCGCCAACGGCGCGGGCAAGACGACGCTGCTCATGACGGCCTGCGGCTCGCCGCGGGCCAGGACCGGCACCATCTCGTTCCTGGGCAAGGACATCACCCAGCTGCCCACGCACGAGATCATGCGCAGCGGCATCGCCATTTCGCCGGAAGGCCGCCGCGTCTTCCCCGACCTGACCGTGGCCGAGAACCTGATGATGGGCGGCTTCTTCGCGGACAAGCATGCGATGCAGGAGGGCCTGGCCCACGTGTACACGCTGTTCCCGCGCCTGAAGGAGCGCGCCAGCCAGCGCGCCGGCACCATGTCGGGCGGCGAGCAGCAGATGCTGGCCATCGGCCGCGCGCTGATGTCCAAGCCCCGCCTGCTGCTGCTGGACGAGCCCACCCTGGGGCTGGCGCCGCTCATCATTGCGCAGATCTTCGACATCATCCGCACCATCCGCGCGGAAGGCGTCACGGTGTTCCTGGTCGAGCAGAACGCCAACAAGGCGCTGGGCGTGGCCGACCGCGGCTACGTGCTGGAAAACGGCCGCGTGGTGCTGGCCGATACCGGTCCCAACCTGCTGGCCAACGCCGACGTGCGCAAGGCCTACCTGGGCGCCTGA
- the livG gene encoding high-affinity branched-chain amino acid ABC transporter ATP-binding protein LivG, producing the protein MSDSLLQVSGLSMRFGGLLAVDSVAFDVKRDEVFAIIGPNGAGKTTVFNCVGGFYKPTAGDVVMDGKPINGLPSHKVAQHGLVRTFQNVRLFKQLTVLENLLVAQHTQVENRLLPGLLKLKSYRKSEADALDRSAQWLDFMGLREFANREAGNLPYGHQRRLEIARCMITKPRLLMLDEPAAGLNPQEKRELQGLIDTLRRDFGVAVLLIEHDMGLVMGVSDRILVMEHGKPITTGKPDDVRNDPRVIKAYLGEE; encoded by the coding sequence ATGAGCGATTCCCTGCTGCAAGTATCCGGACTGTCGATGCGCTTCGGCGGCCTGCTGGCCGTCGACTCGGTCGCCTTCGACGTCAAGCGCGACGAGGTCTTCGCCATCATCGGCCCCAACGGGGCCGGCAAGACCACGGTGTTCAACTGCGTGGGCGGTTTCTACAAGCCCACCGCGGGCGATGTCGTGATGGACGGCAAGCCCATCAATGGCCTGCCCAGCCACAAGGTGGCGCAGCACGGCCTGGTGCGCACCTTCCAGAACGTGCGGCTGTTCAAGCAGCTGACCGTGCTGGAAAACCTGCTGGTCGCCCAGCACACGCAGGTGGAGAACCGCCTGCTGCCCGGACTGCTGAAGCTGAAGTCCTATCGCAAGTCGGAGGCCGACGCGCTCGATCGTTCGGCCCAGTGGCTGGACTTCATGGGGCTGCGCGAGTTCGCCAATCGTGAAGCCGGCAACCTGCCTTACGGGCACCAGCGCCGCCTGGAAATCGCCCGCTGCATGATCACCAAGCCGCGCCTGCTCATGCTGGACGAGCCGGCCGCCGGCCTGAATCCGCAGGAAAAGCGCGAGCTGCAAGGCCTGATCGACACGCTGCGCCGCGATTTCGGCGTGGCGGTGCTGCTCATCGAGCACGATATGGGCCTGGTCATGGGCGTGTCCGACCGCATCCTGGTCATGGAACACGGCAAGCCCATCACCACCGGCAAGCCGGACGACGTGCGCAACGACCCCCGGGTCATCAAGGCCTATCTGGGGGAAGAGTGA
- a CDS encoding high-affinity branched-chain amino acid ABC transporter permease LivM, with product MANTVKPAFIAALLTAVLVAPVFGLQLLRQGVTTYLEARWDLIALSAGIVFVFQLVRPTLARGLSGIKLPTLPASPTRGRQPLMLLILLIAVVWPFFGGRSEVDIATLVLIYVMLGLGLNIVVGFAGLLDLGFVGFYAVGAYTYALLYHWAGWGFWEALPFSGAMAALFGFVLGFPVLRLRGDYLAIVTLGFGEIIRLLLINLNQWTGGPDGISGIPKPTVLGMEMVRRSRDPEAVTFHDFFGLTFNNQHMVIYLYLMALLLALITLFVSTRLIRMPVGRAWEALREDEIACRSLGLNPTRIKLSAFTLGAMFAGFGGAFFAARQGLVNPESFTFIESALILAIVVLGGMGSQVGVILAAVVLTVLPELAREFAEYRMLLFGLVMVLMMMWRPQGLLPMKRPHVELRK from the coding sequence ATGGCGAACACTGTCAAACCCGCATTCATTGCCGCGCTGCTCACTGCGGTCCTGGTGGCGCCCGTGTTCGGGCTCCAGCTGCTGCGCCAGGGCGTCACGACCTACCTCGAAGCCCGCTGGGACCTGATCGCGCTGTCGGCCGGCATCGTCTTCGTCTTCCAGCTCGTGCGTCCGACGCTGGCCCGCGGCCTGTCCGGCATCAAGCTGCCGACGCTGCCTGCCTCGCCCACGCGCGGCAGGCAGCCGCTGATGCTGCTGATCCTGCTCATCGCCGTGGTCTGGCCGTTCTTCGGCGGCCGCAGCGAAGTCGATATCGCCACGCTGGTGCTCATCTACGTCATGCTCGGCCTGGGGCTGAACATCGTCGTGGGCTTCGCCGGCCTGCTCGACCTGGGCTTCGTGGGCTTCTACGCCGTGGGCGCCTACACCTATGCGCTGCTGTACCACTGGGCTGGCTGGGGTTTCTGGGAGGCGCTGCCGTTCTCGGGCGCCATGGCCGCGCTGTTCGGCTTCGTGCTGGGCTTCCCGGTGCTGCGCCTGCGCGGTGACTACCTGGCCATCGTCACGCTGGGCTTCGGCGAAATCATCCGCCTGCTGCTCATCAACCTGAACCAGTGGACGGGCGGTCCGGACGGCATTTCCGGCATTCCCAAGCCCACGGTGCTGGGCATGGAAATGGTGCGCCGTTCGCGCGACCCCGAGGCCGTGACCTTCCACGACTTCTTCGGGCTGACCTTCAACAACCAGCACATGGTCATTTATCTTTACCTGATGGCATTGCTGCTGGCCTTGATCACGCTGTTCGTCTCGACACGGCTCATCCGGATGCCGGTGGGCCGGGCATGGGAGGCGCTGCGCGAGGATGAGATCGCGTGCCGCTCCCTGGGCCTGAATCCCACCCGCATCAAGCTCTCCGCGTTCACGCTGGGCGCCATGTTCGCGGGTTTCGGCGGCGCCTTCTTCGCGGCGCGCCAGGGGCTGGTCAATCCGGAGTCCTTTACGTTCATCGAGTCCGCGCTCATCCTCGCCATCGTGGTGCTGGGCGGCATGGGCTCGCAGGTAGGCGTGATCCTGGCCGCCGTCGTGCTGACGGTGCTGCCCGAGCTCGCGCGCGAATTCGCCGAATACCGCATGCTGCTGTTCGGCCTGGTCATGGTGTTGATGATGATGTGGAGACCGCAAGGGCTGTTGCCCATGAAGCGCCCGCACGTGGAGTTGCGCAAATGA
- the livH gene encoding high-affinity branched-chain amino acid ABC transporter permease LivH: MSDLIPQLTQQLFNGLSLGAIYALIAIGYTMVYGIIGMINFAHGEIYMIGAYVGLVTLTAIGTQSGMPLPLMIAAMIVVAMAVTGIYGFSTERVAYRPVRASPRLVALISAIGMSIFLQNWVALGQGARDMAVPSLISGAAQFHMGTDFDVTVPYSRLLIILVTVALMIALTLFIKYSRMGRASRACSQDMRMANLLGIDTNRVISFTFVLGAVMAAVGGVLIAVTIGKLNPFIGFIAGIKAFTAAVLGGIGSIPGAMLGGVLLGLAETFAAAYISSQYKDIVAFSLLVLILLFRPTGLLGKPEVEKV, from the coding sequence ATGTCCGACCTCATCCCCCAATTGACCCAGCAGCTGTTCAACGGCTTGTCCCTGGGCGCGATCTATGCGCTGATCGCCATCGGCTACACGATGGTCTACGGCATCATCGGCATGATCAATTTCGCACACGGCGAGATCTACATGATCGGCGCCTACGTCGGCCTGGTCACCCTGACCGCCATCGGCACGCAGAGCGGCATGCCGCTGCCGCTGATGATCGCGGCCATGATCGTCGTCGCCATGGCGGTGACCGGCATCTATGGCTTCTCCACCGAAAGGGTGGCCTATCGCCCGGTGCGCGCCAGCCCGCGGCTGGTGGCGCTCATCTCGGCCATCGGCATGTCCATCTTCCTGCAGAACTGGGTGGCACTCGGGCAGGGCGCGCGTGACATGGCCGTGCCTTCGCTGATCTCGGGCGCCGCGCAGTTCCACATGGGCACCGATTTCGACGTGACCGTCCCGTATTCGCGCCTGCTCATCATCCTGGTGACGGTGGCGCTGATGATCGCGCTCACGCTCTTCATCAAGTATTCCCGCATGGGCCGCGCCTCGCGCGCCTGCTCGCAGGACATGCGCATGGCCAACCTGCTGGGGATCGACACCAACCGCGTCATCTCCTTCACCTTCGTGCTGGGCGCCGTCATGGCCGCCGTGGGCGGGGTGCTGATCGCGGTCACCATCGGCAAGCTCAATCCCTTCATCGGCTTCATCGCCGGCATCAAGGCCTTCACGGCGGCGGTGCTGGGCGGCATCGGCAGCATTCCCGGCGCCATGCTGGGCGGCGTGCTGCTGGGCCTGGCCGAAACCTTCGCCGCGGCCTACATCTCGTCGCAGTACAAGGACATCGTCGCCTTCAGCCTGCTGGTGCTGATCCTCCTGTTCCGTCCCACGGGGCTCCTGGGCAAACCCGAAGTGGAAAAAGTCTGA
- a CDS encoding high-affinity branched-chain amino acid ABC transporter substrate-binding protein, translating into MKLLQRLTPITFAIGAMALAGAVHAADSIKIGIPQPMTGPNTQYGDQIQAGALTAIETLNAKGGVKGKKLEPILIDDGCEPKQAVPAANRVVNSGAKFAVAHACSGVTVPAVNVYESEGIVAITPGATSPLVTDTTKPHFFFRTIGRDDQQGPFAAGYIAKTLKPAKVAVLHDKQTYGSGVATQVRDALKKEGVNIVMFEGINVGDSDYSAVVTKLKSAGVDLVYFGGYHPELGLLLRQSREQGLNVQYMGPEGTANQDLVAIAGPAIDGLLVTLPADFTKRPGNEGIVKAFHDAKRDPDGAFQMPAYAAVELIAKGIEAVGEDPAKVADYLHANSFDTSIGKVEFDAKGDLKNFEFAVYKWDKAGKKTQL; encoded by the coding sequence ATGAAGCTGCTACAGCGCCTGACCCCCATCACGTTCGCCATCGGTGCCATGGCACTGGCCGGCGCCGTCCACGCCGCCGACTCGATCAAGATCGGCATCCCCCAGCCGATGACCGGTCCCAATACCCAATACGGTGACCAGATCCAGGCAGGCGCGCTGACCGCCATCGAGACCCTCAATGCCAAGGGCGGCGTCAAGGGCAAGAAGCTCGAACCCATCCTGATCGACGACGGCTGCGAGCCCAAGCAGGCCGTGCCCGCCGCCAACCGCGTGGTCAACTCCGGCGCCAAGTTCGCCGTGGCCCACGCCTGCTCGGGCGTGACCGTGCCGGCCGTGAACGTCTACGAATCCGAAGGGATCGTGGCCATCACCCCGGGCGCGACCTCGCCCCTGGTGACCGACACGACCAAGCCGCACTTCTTCTTCCGCACCATCGGCCGCGACGACCAGCAAGGCCCGTTCGCCGCCGGCTACATCGCCAAGACGCTCAAGCCCGCCAAGGTCGCCGTGCTGCACGACAAGCAGACCTACGGCTCGGGCGTGGCCACGCAGGTGCGTGACGCCCTGAAGAAGGAAGGCGTCAACATCGTGATGTTCGAAGGCATCAACGTCGGCGACAGCGACTACTCGGCCGTGGTCACCAAGCTGAAGTCGGCCGGCGTCGACCTGGTCTATTTCGGCGGCTACCACCCCGAACTGGGCCTGCTGCTGCGCCAGTCGCGTGAACAGGGCCTGAACGTCCAGTACATGGGTCCGGAAGGCACCGCCAACCAGGATCTGGTCGCCATCGCCGGTCCGGCCATCGACGGCCTGCTGGTCACGCTGCCCGCCGACTTCACCAAGCGCCCCGGCAACGAGGGCATCGTGAAGGCCTTCCACGACGCCAAGCGCGATCCGGACGGCGCCTTCCAGATGCCGGCCTACGCCGCGGTGGAACTGATCGCCAAGGGCATCGAAGCCGTGGGCGAGGACCCCGCCAAGGTGGCGGATTACCTGCACGCCAACAGCTTCGACACGTCCATCGGCAAGGTAGAATTCGACGCCAAGGGTGACCTGAAGAACTTCGAATTCGCCGTCTACAAGTGGGACAAGGCGGGCAAGAAGACCCAGCTCTGA